A region of Crenobacter cavernae DNA encodes the following proteins:
- a CDS encoding methyl-accepting chemotaxis protein produces MAIHSITEWFIPERVQGAHDALIRARTVVGVALLAGVIAPLFAVSYFELNHPAMAWGILAGGAGLLFGPVLLRLTGAISLAAQFVVACMYGMVCWMVTVNGGILSTSSVWFASIPFAAVFVGGRRAGIFWSVLTLLAIAVVFLASGDPGALPASPIGPEHHPLQQAKSLVGLSLVVLSLAMAYDRAKARSLEKLEAARADAERASAAIETLLAQVTRSIRAASNESRDIVGSTESMARTMADQRARAEGMMATAQAMAVMTGQNAAESGRAREVAHAAGTAASEAGDAMDAAVAQLSAAREAIGAAAGRLDELGQKSAEVNGIVKLIRDIADQTNLLALNAAIEAARAGEMGRGFAVVADEVRKLAERTQNATQDIDQKISLIVCGTNEAIVAMKGGNAQMHAGRDNAQHAQDKLGAMIDNTHRLADVLAGVAAAGETQNKGFAAFAGDITAVAEATRALSIETGSIADATGRLDKLMAELGDSVKRHDSLVSDDAAAPAGRGSAGFAPRPATVVV; encoded by the coding sequence ATGGCTATCCACTCCATCACCGAATGGTTCATCCCCGAGCGCGTGCAGGGCGCGCACGACGCGCTGATCCGCGCGCGCACCGTGGTCGGCGTCGCGCTGTTGGCGGGCGTGATCGCGCCGCTGTTCGCCGTCTCCTACTTCGAGCTGAATCATCCTGCGATGGCCTGGGGCATCCTCGCCGGCGGCGCCGGGCTGCTGTTCGGCCCTGTGCTCTTACGGCTGACCGGCGCGATCAGCCTTGCGGCGCAGTTCGTCGTCGCCTGCATGTACGGCATGGTGTGCTGGATGGTGACCGTGAACGGCGGCATCCTGTCGACGAGCTCGGTGTGGTTCGCGTCTATCCCGTTCGCCGCGGTGTTCGTCGGCGGGCGACGCGCCGGCATCTTTTGGTCGGTGCTGACCCTGCTCGCGATCGCGGTCGTCTTCCTGGCATCGGGCGACCCGGGCGCGCTGCCCGCCTCGCCGATCGGGCCGGAGCACCATCCGCTGCAGCAGGCCAAGTCGCTGGTCGGCCTGAGTCTGGTCGTGCTGTCGCTGGCGATGGCGTACGACCGCGCGAAGGCGAGGAGCCTCGAGAAACTCGAGGCCGCGCGCGCCGACGCCGAACGCGCGAGCGCGGCGATCGAGACGCTGCTCGCACAGGTCACGCGCTCGATCCGCGCAGCGTCGAATGAGAGCCGCGACATCGTCGGCAGCACCGAATCGATGGCGCGCACGATGGCCGACCAGCGCGCGCGCGCCGAGGGCATGATGGCGACCGCGCAAGCCATGGCGGTGATGACGGGCCAGAACGCCGCCGAATCGGGGCGCGCACGCGAGGTGGCGCACGCCGCCGGCACCGCCGCGAGCGAGGCCGGCGACGCGATGGACGCGGCGGTCGCCCAGTTGTCGGCGGCGCGCGAGGCGATAGGCGCGGCGGCCGGCCGGCTCGACGAGCTCGGCCAGAAGAGCGCCGAGGTCAACGGCATCGTCAAGCTGATCCGCGACATCGCCGACCAGACCAACCTGTTGGCGCTGAACGCGGCGATCGAGGCGGCGCGCGCGGGGGAGATGGGCCGCGGCTTCGCGGTGGTCGCCGACGAGGTGAGGAAGTTGGCCGAGCGCACGCAGAACGCGACGCAGGACATCGACCAGAAGATCTCGCTGATCGTCTGCGGCACCAACGAGGCGATCGTCGCGATGAAGGGTGGCAACGCGCAGATGCACGCCGGGCGCGACAACGCGCAGCACGCGCAGGACAAGCTCGGCGCGATGATAGACAACACGCACCGCCTCGCCGACGTGCTCGCCGGCGTCGCCGCCGCCGGCGAGACGCAGAACAAGGGCTTCGCCGCGTTCGCCGGCGACATCACCGCGGTCGCCGAGGCGACTCGTGCGCTGTCGATCGAGACCGGCAGCATCGCCGACGCGACCGGCCGGCTCGACAAGCTGATGGCCGAACTGGGCGACTCGGTGAAGCGTCACGACAGCTTGGTGTCCGACGATGCCGCCGCTCCGGCCGGCCGGGGCTCGGCCGGGTTCGCGCCGCGCCCGGCTACTGTCGTCGTCTGA
- a CDS encoding DMT family transporter gives MTELWQRLSTGRLGAGWMIVAAFCFAAMGVFVKLGKPFFSPAELLFYRTLIGFTSVSVVVFARRRPVFSANWGAHLKRSFTGYAAIVCLFYAITELPLATAVTLNYTSTLFFALICVLWLREKLTGRVSIALLIGFAGIVALLRPTFDSQTGFAALVGLMSGFFAGASIFQVRELGQMGEPEWRTVWWFTGVSTLLSLVWLVFHRFSPISSANLWILVGLGISATAGQLAMTRAYKEGRKFLAASFGYLTVVFSALMGWGLWGDAVSAEGLMAMSAIVLSGLIAARRG, from the coding sequence ATGACGGAGTTGTGGCAGAGGCTCTCTACCGGCCGTCTCGGCGCCGGCTGGATGATTGTCGCGGCGTTCTGCTTCGCGGCGATGGGCGTGTTCGTCAAGCTCGGCAAGCCCTTCTTCTCGCCGGCCGAACTGCTTTTCTACCGCACGCTGATCGGCTTCACCTCGGTCTCAGTCGTCGTCTTCGCGCGCCGCCGGCCAGTGTTCTCGGCCAACTGGGGCGCGCACCTGAAGCGCAGCTTCACCGGCTACGCCGCCATCGTCTGCCTGTTCTACGCGATCACCGAGCTGCCGCTGGCGACCGCCGTCACGCTCAACTACACGTCGACGCTGTTCTTCGCGCTGATCTGCGTGCTGTGGCTACGCGAAAAGCTCACCGGCCGTGTCAGCATCGCGCTCTTGATCGGCTTCGCCGGCATCGTCGCGCTGCTTCGTCCCACCTTCGACAGCCAGACGGGGTTCGCCGCGCTCGTCGGCCTGATGTCGGGCTTCTTCGCCGGCGCGTCGATTTTCCAGGTGCGCGAGCTCGGGCAGATGGGCGAGCCCGAGTGGCGCACTGTCTGGTGGTTCACCGGCGTGTCGACGCTGTTGTCTCTCGTGTGGCTGGTGTTCCACCGCTTCAGCCCGATAAGCTCGGCCAACCTGTGGATCCTGGTCGGGCTTGGCATATCGGCGACCGCCGGCCAGCTCGCGATGACGCGCGCGTACAAGGAAGGGCGCAAATTCCTCGCCGCGAGTTTCGGTTACCTGACCGTGGTGTTCTCGGCGCTGATGGGCTGGGGCCTGTGGGGCGACGCGGTGTCGGCCGAGGGGCTCATGGCGATGAGCGCGATCGTGCTGTCCGGCCTGATCGCCGCGCGCCGCGGCTGA
- a CDS encoding aromatic ring-hydroxylating oxygenase subunit alpha codes for MSDLASSQLLKASAAQLPVHVYFDPDFYQLEQQRLFGAAPRYYGHELMVPNAGDYQTLAWLGHGKMLKNVDGEVKLISNVCRHRQAVIYKGRGNGNHIVCNLHGWTYDKEGTLVGAPHFPQTPCLNLEQTELTRWNGLLFDASRDIGKDLAKLGVAKHMSFDGYAFHSAHSTDYDFNWKTFIEVYSEDYHVDPFHPGLGSFVDCGDLNWEWGEQYHVQTVGVKNQLARAGSRVYGDWHKEVLRRYEEKQPEFGAIWLTYYPNIMVEWYPHVLVVSAAIPRGPEKTTVITEFYYPEEVVWFEPEFVEAEQAAYYETAKEDDEICYRMHEGRKALWMAGVSETGPYQSPTEDGMQHFHEFYRRLMGDALAG; via the coding sequence ATGTCTGATCTGGCTTCTTCGCAGCTTCTCAAGGCGTCCGCGGCACAGCTGCCGGTCCACGTCTACTTCGATCCCGATTTCTACCAGCTCGAACAGCAACGGCTGTTCGGCGCCGCGCCGCGCTATTACGGCCACGAGCTGATGGTGCCGAACGCCGGCGACTATCAGACGCTAGCCTGGCTAGGCCACGGCAAGATGCTGAAAAACGTCGACGGCGAGGTCAAGCTGATCTCGAACGTCTGCCGGCACCGCCAGGCGGTCATCTATAAGGGCCGCGGCAACGGCAACCACATCGTCTGCAACCTGCACGGCTGGACCTACGACAAGGAAGGCACGCTCGTCGGCGCGCCGCACTTCCCTCAAACGCCGTGCCTGAACCTTGAGCAGACCGAACTGACGCGCTGGAACGGCCTCCTGTTCGACGCGAGCCGCGACATCGGTAAGGACCTCGCCAAGCTCGGCGTCGCGAAGCACATGAGCTTCGACGGTTACGCGTTCCACAGCGCGCACAGCACAGACTACGACTTCAACTGGAAGACCTTCATCGAGGTCTACTCCGAGGACTACCACGTCGACCCGTTCCACCCGGGGCTCGGCAGTTTCGTCGACTGCGGCGACCTCAACTGGGAGTGGGGCGAGCAGTACCACGTGCAGACCGTCGGCGTGAAGAACCAGCTCGCGCGCGCCGGCTCGCGCGTCTACGGCGACTGGCACAAGGAAGTACTGCGCCGCTATGAGGAAAAGCAGCCCGAATTCGGCGCGATCTGGCTGACCTACTACCCGAACATCATGGTCGAGTGGTATCCGCACGTGCTGGTGGTCAGCGCCGCGATCCCGCGCGGCCCGGAAAAGACCACGGTGATCACCGAGTTCTACTACCCAGAAGAGGTCGTGTGGTTCGAACCCGAGTTCGTCGAGGCCGAGCAGGCGGCGTACTACGAGACGGCGAAAGAGGACGACGAGATCTGCTACCGCATGCACGAGGGCCGCAAGGCGCTGTGGATGGCCGGCGTGTCCGAAACCGGCCCCTACCAGTCGCCGACCGAAGACGGCATGCAGCACTTCCACGAGTTCTACCGCCGGCTGATGGGCGACGCGCTGGCCGGCTGA
- a CDS encoding PLP-dependent aminotransferase family protein, protein MTTTDPTRLLGRTLQRDRHALPLYQQLYQRLRDAILSGQLPPGARLPASRVLAADLSTSRGTVEQAYSQLLAEGYLASRASAGTVVNPHLDTARLRMRLKLPSSPAQPAPPAHAAAASNEPLPFQLGLPALDAFPRKLWSRLAGHHARSLPAAGLLPPDPAGYAPLRQAISHHLALFRGIGCSADQVFITGGFQGALGLIAQVLLQTGDPVWMEDPGFFRASAALKLAGAVPTPVPVDEDGLRVADGIRLCPDARLVYCTPSHHSPLGVTLTLPRRLELLAWAAQAQAWIVEDDYDGEFRYNGPPLPALQSLDAAGRVLYAGSFSKTLFPGLRLGYLVVPAALRARFAEAADAFSPAPSILDQATCADFMRQGHFARHIKRMRQLYAERRAALAAALQHECGDRLRLDDHAVGLQLVGWLAEHEDDRVIAARLRTQGLAGQGLSHFSLGGTTPPALLFGFANVPVDAAPELARRVREALQSG, encoded by the coding sequence ATGACGACCACCGACCCCACCCGGCTCCTCGGCCGGACGCTGCAACGCGACCGGCACGCGCTGCCGCTCTATCAGCAGCTCTACCAACGCCTGCGCGACGCCATCCTCAGCGGCCAGCTGCCGCCCGGCGCCCGGCTGCCCGCCTCGCGGGTGCTGGCGGCCGACCTTTCGACTTCGCGCGGCACCGTCGAGCAGGCATATAGCCAGCTGCTGGCCGAGGGGTATCTGGCAAGCCGCGCCAGCGCCGGCACCGTGGTCAACCCTCATCTTGACACCGCACGCCTTCGGATGCGGCTGAAGCTGCCCAGCAGCCCCGCCCAGCCCGCCCCACCGGCCCACGCGGCAGCCGCCTCGAACGAGCCTCTGCCCTTCCAGCTCGGCCTGCCTGCGCTCGATGCATTCCCGCGCAAGCTGTGGTCGCGGCTGGCCGGCCATCACGCCCGTTCATTGCCGGCTGCCGGCCTGCTGCCGCCCGACCCGGCCGGCTACGCGCCGCTGCGCCAGGCGATCTCCCACCACCTGGCGCTGTTTCGCGGCATCGGCTGCTCGGCCGACCAGGTGTTCATCACCGGCGGATTCCAGGGCGCGCTGGGCCTGATCGCCCAGGTCCTGCTGCAGACCGGAGACCCGGTATGGATGGAAGACCCCGGCTTTTTCCGCGCCAGCGCGGCGCTCAAGCTCGCCGGTGCGGTGCCGACCCCGGTGCCGGTCGACGAGGACGGGCTGCGGGTGGCGGACGGCATCAGGCTCTGCCCCGACGCGCGGCTGGTGTATTGCACGCCGTCTCACCACTCGCCGCTCGGCGTCACGCTGACGCTGCCGCGCCGGCTGGAGCTGCTCGCCTGGGCGGCGCAGGCTCAAGCCTGGATCGTCGAGGACGATTACGACGGCGAGTTCCGCTACAACGGCCCGCCGCTGCCGGCGCTGCAGAGCCTCGACGCCGCCGGACGCGTGCTCTACGCCGGCAGCTTCAGCAAGACGCTGTTCCCCGGACTCAGGCTCGGCTACCTGGTGGTGCCGGCCGCGCTGCGCGCGCGTTTTGCCGAGGCGGCCGACGCGTTCTCGCCGGCGCCGTCGATACTCGACCAGGCGACCTGCGCCGACTTCATGCGGCAAGGGCATTTCGCCCGTCACATCAAACGGATGCGCCAGCTCTACGCCGAGCGCCGAGCCGCGCTGGCGGCGGCGCTGCAACACGAGTGCGGCGACCGGCTGCGTCTCGACGACCATGCGGTCGGCCTGCAACTGGTCGGCTGGTTGGCCGAGCACGAGGACGACCGCGTGATCGCCGCCCGGCTGCGCACGCAGGGCCTCGCCGGGCAGGGGCTGTCGCACTTCAGCCTCGGTGGCACAACCCCGCCGGCGCTGCTGTTTGGCTTTGCCAACGTGCCGGTCGACGCCGCGCCCGAGCTGGCGCGCCGCGTGCGCGAGGCGCTGCAATCCGGCTAG
- a CDS encoding carboxymuconolactone decarboxylase family protein, with translation MSHFIDYPTVAPKGYQAQVGLELYVRNSGLETSLRELVKTRVSQLNGCALCIDMHTKDARAEGETEQRLYLLSAWREAPCYTPRERAALAWAEALTLLAQHAVPESLHRELAEHFSDKEKVELTWCIVAINGWNLISIACGTPAGNYQPGQYDR, from the coding sequence ATGTCCCACTTCATCGATTACCCAACCGTCGCCCCGAAGGGCTACCAGGCCCAGGTCGGGCTGGAGCTGTACGTTCGCAACAGTGGCCTCGAGACCTCGCTGCGCGAGCTGGTGAAGACCCGCGTCTCGCAGCTGAACGGCTGCGCGCTCTGCATCGACATGCACACCAAGGACGCGCGCGCCGAAGGCGAGACCGAGCAGCGGCTATACCTGCTGTCGGCTTGGCGCGAGGCGCCGTGCTATACGCCGCGCGAACGCGCCGCGCTGGCTTGGGCCGAGGCGCTGACCCTGCTCGCCCAGCACGCGGTCCCCGAGTCGCTGCACCGCGAGCTCGCCGAACACTTCAGCGACAAGGAAAAGGTCGAGCTGACCTGGTGCATCGTCGCGATCAACGGCTGGAACCTCATATCGATCGCCTGCGGGACGCCGGCCGGCAACTACCAGCCCGGCCAGTACGATCGCTGA
- the hrpA gene encoding ATP-dependent RNA helicase HrpA: MTPLLAELKAALPHCQLRDQQALRRKLSDAADRVKRGQSADKLLSDIAIQVERSRERVDARRAGLPRPEFDPELPVNQKLAELKQAIDKNQVTIICGETGSGKTTQIPKICLELGRGVTGLIGHTQPRRLAARSVATRIAQELKSSIGEVVGFKVRFTDKTSEKSYLKLMTDGILLAETQTDRFLTAYDTIIIDEAHERSLNIDFLLGYLKQLLPRRPDLKVIITSATIDADRFAKHFDGAPVIEVSGRTYPVEVRYRPLTERDEDEAEIEMEQAVVDAVEELARLGPGDVLVFLPGEREIRETAEALRKSQIRGYEILPLFARLSNEDQQKIFKPSGGRRVVLSTNVAETSLTVPGIKYVIDTGHARLNRYSPRAKVEQLLVEKISQAAARQRAGRCGRVSSGVCIRLYSEDDFNARPAFTDPEILRSNLAAVILRMAALRLGAVDAFPFLEAPSSRLIADGYQVLLELGAVTERNELTDIGKELARLPVDPKIGRMLLAARDQHCVREMLILASALSIQDPRERPFEAREAAERAQAKFKDEGSDFQSFINLWDFFDEALKHKKSNRQLIDVCHAHFLSHIRMREWRELHGQLAQIAADLELRLNDVPATYEQLHKALLTGLIGNVGMKTLEGDEYLGTRGAHFHIFPASGLKKAKPKWLVAAELTETSKLYARCVAKVDPEWIEKLAPHLVKSHYFEPHWEKARGEVVASERVTLYGLTVIPRRPVSYGRIDPVAARELFIRGALVAAEYGSNAPFFQHNHRLIREVEQLEHKARRQDVLVDDEVLYGFYDERIPADIVDAASFEAWRTLAEAEEAKRLWLTRDYLMQHAAENITEEQFPEWLDTSDGRLRLKYRFEPHHALDGVTVDVPLPILNRLEAAPFEWLVPGMIREKLALLIKGLPKQIRRSCVPVPDFVTRFLDSIVDGNAAIAPQLAHFILRETGGLKVDPSDFSGIELPAHCRFNFRVIDDGKQELGMGRGLVELQKQFGQAAQLAFSDSTIDIERDDVTAWDFGELPASIKFARGRQQLTGYPALCLEDDKVAIRLFDTEASANVAMRAGVVRLLQFQLKEQMKQLKKGLSGFTQTALLLRGVANSDDLLEDAIAAICDRAFIGDDALPRNEKQFKDQIARARTKLPAVTQAVTSYLNQIAGEYQQLSQKFGKHRLAPELKQQLDRLVYKGFLAATPWEQLPNLPRYMKAMALRMDKQPSNPQRDGQRGAEVRELWKQWEARVAEENQREGASAELMAYRWLIEELRVGLFAQELKTPFPVSVKRLSKAWADLPR; encoded by the coding sequence ATGACGCCCCTCCTCGCCGAACTCAAGGCCGCCCTGCCCCATTGCCAGCTCCGTGACCAGCAAGCGCTGCGCCGCAAACTGTCCGACGCCGCCGACCGGGTCAAGCGCGGCCAGAGTGCCGACAAGCTGCTGTCCGACATCGCCATCCAGGTCGAGCGCTCGCGCGAGCGCGTCGACGCGCGCCGCGCCGGCCTGCCGCGCCCCGAGTTCGACCCCGAGCTGCCGGTCAACCAGAAGTTGGCCGAGCTCAAGCAAGCGATCGATAAAAACCAGGTGACCATCATCTGCGGCGAGACCGGCTCGGGCAAGACGACGCAGATTCCTAAGATCTGCCTCGAACTCGGCCGCGGCGTCACCGGCCTGATCGGCCACACGCAGCCGCGGCGGCTGGCCGCGCGTTCGGTCGCGACGCGTATCGCGCAGGAGCTGAAGTCGAGCATCGGCGAGGTGGTCGGCTTCAAGGTACGCTTCACCGACAAGACGTCGGAGAAGAGCTACCTCAAGCTGATGACCGACGGCATCCTCTTGGCCGAGACGCAGACCGACCGATTTCTGACCGCCTACGACACGATCATCATCGACGAGGCGCACGAGCGCTCGCTGAACATCGACTTCCTGCTCGGCTACCTGAAGCAGCTGTTGCCGCGCCGCCCGGACCTGAAGGTCATCATCACGTCGGCGACGATCGACGCCGACCGCTTCGCCAAACACTTCGACGGCGCGCCGGTGATCGAGGTGTCGGGCCGCACCTACCCGGTCGAGGTCCGCTACCGGCCGTTGACCGAACGCGACGAGGACGAAGCCGAGATCGAGATGGAGCAGGCGGTCGTCGACGCGGTCGAGGAGCTCGCGCGGCTCGGCCCGGGCGACGTGCTCGTCTTCCTGCCTGGCGAGCGCGAGATCCGCGAGACCGCCGAGGCGCTGCGCAAATCGCAGATCCGCGGCTACGAGATCCTGCCGCTGTTCGCGCGCTTGAGTAACGAAGACCAGCAGAAGATTTTCAAACCGTCGGGCGGACGGCGCGTGGTGCTGTCGACCAACGTCGCCGAAACGTCGCTGACCGTGCCCGGCATCAAGTATGTGATCGACACCGGCCACGCGCGGCTGAACCGCTACAGCCCGCGCGCCAAGGTCGAGCAGCTCTTGGTCGAGAAGATCTCCCAAGCCGCCGCGCGCCAGCGCGCCGGCCGTTGCGGCCGCGTGTCGAGCGGCGTCTGCATTCGTTTGTATAGCGAAGACGACTTCAACGCGCGTCCGGCGTTCACCGACCCGGAAATCCTGCGCAGCAACCTCGCGGCGGTCATTTTGAGGATGGCGGCGCTGCGCCTCGGCGCGGTCGACGCCTTCCCCTTCCTCGAGGCGCCGTCGAGCCGGCTGATCGCCGACGGCTACCAGGTGCTGCTCGAACTCGGCGCGGTCACCGAGCGCAACGAACTCACAGATATTGGCAAGGAACTCGCGCGCCTCCCGGTCGACCCGAAGATCGGCCGCATGCTGCTCGCCGCGCGCGACCAGCACTGCGTGCGCGAGATGCTGATCCTCGCGTCGGCGCTGAGCATCCAGGACCCGCGCGAACGGCCGTTCGAAGCGCGCGAGGCGGCCGAACGCGCGCAGGCGAAGTTCAAGGACGAAGGGTCGGACTTCCAGTCGTTTATCAATCTGTGGGACTTCTTCGACGAAGCGCTGAAGCACAAGAAGTCGAACCGCCAGCTGATCGACGTCTGCCACGCGCACTTCCTGTCGCATATCCGCATGCGCGAATGGCGCGAGCTGCACGGCCAGCTCGCACAGATCGCCGCCGACCTCGAGCTGCGTCTGAACGACGTGCCGGCGACCTACGAGCAGCTGCACAAGGCGCTGCTGACCGGCCTGATCGGCAACGTAGGCATGAAGACGCTCGAGGGCGACGAGTATCTGGGCACGCGCGGCGCGCACTTTCATATCTTCCCGGCGTCGGGGCTGAAGAAGGCGAAGCCGAAGTGGCTGGTCGCCGCCGAGCTGACCGAGACGAGCAAGCTGTACGCGCGCTGCGTCGCCAAGGTCGACCCCGAGTGGATCGAGAAGCTCGCGCCGCACCTGGTGAAGTCGCACTACTTCGAGCCGCACTGGGAAAAGGCGCGCGGCGAAGTCGTCGCCAGCGAACGCGTGACGCTGTACGGCCTGACGGTCATTCCGCGCCGGCCGGTCAGCTACGGCCGCATCGACCCGGTCGCGGCGCGCGAACTCTTCATCCGCGGCGCGCTGGTCGCGGCCGAATACGGCAGCAACGCGCCGTTCTTCCAGCACAACCACCGGCTGATCCGCGAAGTCGAGCAGCTCGAACACAAGGCGCGCCGCCAGGACGTGCTGGTCGACGACGAGGTGCTGTACGGTTTCTACGACGAACGGATACCAGCCGACATCGTCGACGCGGCGAGCTTCGAGGCGTGGCGAACGTTGGCCGAGGCCGAGGAAGCGAAGCGCCTGTGGCTGACGCGCGACTACCTGATGCAGCACGCGGCCGAGAACATCACCGAGGAGCAGTTCCCCGAGTGGCTCGACACGTCCGACGGCCGCCTGCGGCTCAAATACCGTTTCGAGCCGCACCACGCGCTCGACGGCGTGACGGTCGACGTGCCGCTGCCCATCCTCAACCGGCTGGAGGCCGCGCCGTTCGAATGGCTGGTGCCGGGCATGATCCGCGAGAAGCTCGCGCTCTTGATCAAAGGGCTGCCCAAGCAGATCCGCCGCAGCTGCGTGCCGGTGCCCGACTTCGTCACGCGCTTCCTCGATTCGATAGTCGACGGGAACGCGGCGATCGCGCCGCAGCTCGCGCACTTCATCCTGCGCGAAACCGGCGGCCTGAAGGTCGACCCAAGCGATTTCTCCGGCATCGAACTGCCGGCGCACTGCCGCTTCAACTTCCGCGTGATCGATGACGGCAAGCAGGAACTCGGCATGGGCCGCGGCCTCGTCGAATTGCAGAAGCAGTTCGGCCAGGCGGCGCAGCTGGCGTTTTCCGACAGCACGATAGACATCGAACGCGACGACGTGACGGCCTGGGACTTCGGCGAGCTGCCGGCGAGCATCAAGTTCGCGCGCGGCCGGCAGCAGCTGACTGGCTACCCGGCGCTGTGCCTCGAGGACGACAAGGTCGCGATCCGATTATTTGATACGGAGGCCTCGGCCAACGTCGCGATGCGCGCCGGCGTCGTGCGGCTGCTGCAGTTCCAGCTGAAGGAGCAGATGAAGCAGTTGAAGAAGGGCCTGTCCGGCTTCACGCAGACCGCTCTGTTGCTGCGCGGCGTCGCCAATTCGGATGACCTGCTCGAAGACGCGATCGCCGCGATCTGCGACCGCGCCTTCATCGGCGACGATGCGCTACCGCGCAACGAGAAGCAGTTCAAGGACCAGATCGCCCGCGCGCGCACCAAGCTGCCGGCGGTGACGCAGGCGGTGACGAGCTATCTGAACCAGATCGCCGGCGAGTACCAGCAGCTCAGCCAGAAGTTCGGCAAGCACAGGCTCGCGCCGGAGCTGAAGCAGCAGCTCGACCGGCTGGTCTACAAAGGCTTCCTCGCCGCGACGCCGTGGGAGCAGTTGCCGAACCTGCCGCGCTACATGAAGGCGATGGCCTTGCGCATGGACAAGCAGCCTTCCAACCCGCAGCGCGACGGCCAGCGCGGCGCCGAGGTGCGCGAGCTGTGGAAGCAGTGGGAGGCGCGCGTCGCCGAGGAAAACCAGCGCGAGGGCGCGTCGGCCGAACTGATGGCCTACCGCTGGCTGATCGAGGAGTTGCGCGTCGGCCTGTTCGCGCAGGAATTGAAGACGCCGTTCCCGGTGTCGGTGAAGCGCCTCTCGAAGGCGTGGGCCGACCTGCCCCGGTGA
- a CDS encoding STAS/SEC14 domain-containing protein, producing MISIREQAYGLDVALYNEFTLADFKLFEEALTKRLAEREKPDVLLDLAELKDFTLDMALEELKFVRAHEKDFGLVAIVVTDVWIKLAAHIAGLLAHTRSQYFDTVEEAQAWLEHPVAA from the coding sequence ATGATCTCGATCCGCGAGCAGGCCTACGGCCTCGACGTAGCCCTCTACAACGAATTCACGCTGGCCGACTTCAAGCTGTTTGAAGAGGCCCTCACCAAAAGGTTGGCCGAGCGCGAGAAGCCCGACGTGCTGCTCGACCTGGCCGAGCTGAAGGACTTCACGCTCGACATGGCGCTCGAGGAGTTGAAGTTCGTGCGCGCGCATGAAAAGGATTTCGGTCTCGTCGCCATCGTCGTCACCGACGTGTGGATCAAGCTCGCCGCGCACATCGCCGGGCTGTTGGCGCACACGCGCAGCCAGTACTTCGACACCGTCGAGGAGGCGCAAGCCTGGCTCGAACACCCCGTCGCGGCTTGA